One stretch of Lacrimispora sphenoides DNA includes these proteins:
- a CDS encoding AraC family transcriptional regulator, producing the protein MTNQGDTLLYKKKHNITINDIQHSLYYYFDYDERSFDINMPFQHFHSFYEIMILISPQACHLVEGLPYSIRAGDLVLLRPSVLHQTEYLKGAPSKRLIIGFLYPPELWGMPETYQKLFEPFYSPLPIYRFPSKQQQLINKKLNRIYRYSFQDEEPELKSLILHGMFIEFLYTIRQLAPSNIYINEPLMNEASKKIYTIANYIHNHYSEELTLDSLSREFYISPYYLSHQFKDVTGYTLTQYIQMTRIRNVQYLLLNTKKKISELAEECGFTSFSQFNRIFQKYCSQSPSEFRKAGGGNSLPTIL; encoded by the coding sequence ATGACAAATCAAGGTGATACACTGCTTTATAAGAAAAAACATAATATTACCATCAACGATATCCAGCATTCCCTTTATTATTACTTTGATTATGATGAACGTTCCTTCGATATCAACATGCCATTCCAACATTTTCATTCCTTTTATGAAATCATGATATTAATCAGTCCTCAGGCATGCCATCTGGTAGAGGGTCTCCCTTATTCTATCCGTGCAGGTGACCTGGTTCTTCTGCGCCCATCGGTTCTTCACCAGACGGAATATCTGAAAGGAGCTCCCAGCAAACGGCTTATCATCGGATTTTTGTACCCTCCCGAGCTCTGGGGTATGCCGGAAACTTATCAAAAGCTTTTCGAACCATTTTATTCTCCTCTTCCCATATACCGCTTCCCTTCCAAACAACAGCAGCTGATCAACAAAAAACTAAACCGAATTTACCGCTACTCCTTTCAGGATGAGGAACCGGAATTAAAATCCCTAATTCTACACGGAATGTTTATAGAGTTTCTCTATACGATCAGGCAGCTGGCACCTTCTAACATCTACATCAATGAACCATTGATGAATGAAGCCTCAAAAAAAATATATACCATTGCCAACTACATTCATAATCATTATTCGGAAGAATTGACTCTGGATTCACTTTCCAGGGAGTTTTATATCAGTCCTTACTATTTGTCCCATCAGTTTAAAGATGTGACAGGGTACACCCTCACCCAGTACATACAGATGACACGGATCCGTAATGTACAATACCTGCTGTTAAACACCAAAAAGAAGATTTCTGAACTGGCGGAAGAGTGCGGTTTTACAAGCTTCTCTCAATTTAACCGTATCTTTCAAAAATATTGCAGCCAGTCTCCATCTGAATTTCGAAAAGCTGGGGGCGGAAACAGCCTTCCAACCATTCTTTAA